Genomic DNA from Setaria italica strain Yugu1 chromosome V, Setaria_italica_v2.0, whole genome shotgun sequence:
GAAGGTTCCAGTAGTATACAGTTAATATTGAACGTCAGATATTTTTATACTAATTTTTTCAAACACTAGTATAACCTAGTATTACCGTAAAAGAGTATATGTTCACGAGCTACATATGACAATGAGCGAAGAATTGTGAAATGACAATTTATAATTGTCACACATACAcacaaataaaaaaggaaacttATCCAAATGGCACATTGGCCATCTAGAAATGTATCCAGGAAAAAGTAAGAAGCATGTTCTTGTGCAGTAGGTTACTTCTTCTTGGCTGGAGAGACTTTCTTTCCCCTGCCGGATGCAACGTCATCCATGCTTTGGCCCTGGCGCCGGTAGCGGCCGCCTGACGCGACGAAGCCGGGGCACGGGCGGTAGGCCTTGATCGGCCACCAGCCGAAGCCCGGGACGGCGGCTATGCCCCCTTGGATCCGCCCCTCACCATTGCAGCCCCTCTCAAGCTCTTCCCTGCCGCAGCCCCTACAGCCCCTGTGTATGCATATAACATCACAAGATCATCCCTGATTCCTCATCGAAATCAAGCATCTTTTGAGACAAAATACGGTTGTATGAGGATCTTTCTCTTCTTGGCTCGGAACTGGAATAGAAAGCTTTAAATTGGCATGAAAACATCAAACAAAACTTGTTACTACTTTGTAAACAGAGAATGCTAAAATGAATTTCAGATGCCAACCTATATAAACAGTATGGACAGAAAACATCAGAGACAGTACTGAACAAAATAAATAGGACATGAGCAAAAATAGGTTCCACAGAGATTTGAACTCGGGCTACTGCATTCAGAGTCCAAATGTCCTAAACGATAGACACTAGAATGGAAACTAAAAGATTTATAACTGTATTCTTTGCATCATGCTGCAGTGCGCAGGAAACGGAAGACGCTGGAGAGCTCGAGAAATGAAAGAACTGAAGAATATACCTGAAGTTGGGGTCGTCCTTGTAGCTAAGGAGTGCAGGCTCATATCCTTCTTCTGAAGGAGCAGCGACTGCTTCCTCTTGCTCCTTGGCCACCACAGAAGACGAGGCGCCCGATGAAGCGCAGCAGAGAAGATCTCCTCTTGGCTTCTTGTGCAGTGGAGGACATGCAGAGGAAGGTTGGTTGCTTGGGTGGGAGAGGGAGTTGTGGAGAGCAGGGGGAGGGAGCTGCAGCAGCCACACGGAGGCTGCTGCCATTGCCTAGTCTGCGGCAAGCTCCTTCCCAGGAGTGGCAGTAGCGAGCTCCGA
This window encodes:
- the LOC101755433 gene encoding uncharacterized protein LOC101755433 isoform X4; protein product: MAAASVWLLQLPPPALHNSLSHPSNQPSSACPPLHKKPRGDLLCCASSGASSSVVAKEQEEAVAAPSEEGYEPALLSYKDDPNFRGCRGCGREELERGCNGEGRIQGGIAAVPGFGWWPIKAYRPCPGFVASGGRYRRQGQSMDDVASGRGKKVSPAKKK
- the LOC101755433 gene encoding uncharacterized protein LOC101755433 isoform X3 produces the protein MAAASVWLLQLPPPALHNSLSHPSNQPSSACPPLHKKPRGDLLCCASSGASSSVVAKEQEEAVAAPSEEGYEPALLSYKDDPNFRGCRGCGREELERGCNGEGRIQGGIAAVPGFGWWPIKAYRPCPGFVASGGRYRRQGQSMDDVASGRGKKVSPAKKNDK
- the LOC101755433 gene encoding uncharacterized protein LOC101755433 isoform X1, which codes for MAAASVWLLQLPPPALHNSLSHPSNQPSSACPPLHKKPRGDLLCCASSGASSSVVAKEQEEAVAAPSEEGYEPALLSYKDDPNFRGCRGCGREELERGCNGEGRIQGGIAAVPGFGWWPIKAYRPCPGFVASGGRYRRQGQSMDDVASGRGKKVSPAKKKYLREGIVLRRTQIAEEKALHLSDHEVCPQEVPQYPSGPL
- the LOC101755433 gene encoding uncharacterized protein LOC101755433 isoform X2 codes for the protein MAAASVWLLQLPPPALHNSLSHPSNQPSSACPPLHKKPRGDLLCCASSGASSSVVAKEQEEAVAAPSEEGYEPALLSYKDDPNFRGCRGCGREELERGCNGEGRIQGGIAAVPGFGWWPIKAYRPCPGFVASGGRYRRQGQSMDDVASGRGKKVSPAKKKREGAAPE